One window from the genome of Lentibacillus daqui encodes:
- a CDS encoding pseudouridine synthase yields the protein MRLDKLLANMGIGSRKDVKSLLKKRQVTVNDTVVKDGGLHVDPKTDIIKASGKQIGYQKYHYIMLHKPKGVVSATTDSRDTTVIDLVRDDFQYVDLFPVGRLDKDTEGLLLLTNDGELAHKLTSPKKAITKTYFATIDGHVTQRDVDLFRNGIQLDDGYTTKPAILSIRKAGNTSEIIISISEGKYHQIKRMFAAVEKRVTYLKRLSMGKLKLDQQLALGAYRELTQAELAYCQSLTKEPT from the coding sequence GTGCGACTTGATAAATTACTGGCAAATATGGGGATTGGCAGCCGCAAAGATGTAAAGTCCTTATTAAAAAAACGGCAGGTTACGGTTAATGATACGGTTGTTAAAGATGGTGGGCTGCATGTTGACCCGAAAACAGATATTATTAAAGCTTCAGGTAAACAAATAGGATATCAAAAATATCACTATATCATGTTGCACAAGCCCAAAGGAGTGGTGTCAGCAACGACGGACAGCCGGGATACAACGGTGATTGATCTGGTTAGAGATGATTTTCAATATGTTGATTTGTTTCCTGTAGGCAGACTGGATAAAGACACAGAAGGGCTGTTATTGTTAACGAATGACGGGGAACTTGCCCATAAGCTAACCTCACCAAAAAAGGCCATTACCAAAACATATTTTGCAACAATTGATGGTCATGTTACCCAGAGGGATGTTGATTTATTCCGCAATGGCATTCAATTGGATGATGGGTACACAACAAAACCGGCAATATTAAGTATACGCAAGGCTGGAAACACGTCCGAGATCATTATTTCTATTTCAGAAGGCAAGTATCATCAAATTAAACGGATGTTTGCGGCAGTTGAGAAACGCGTAACCTATTTAAAACGTCTGTCAATGGGCAAATTAAAACTTGATCAGCAATTAGCTTTAGGAGCGTATCGGGAACTAACACAAGCAGAACTTGCTTATTGTCAGTCACTAACAAAAGAGCCGACATGA
- the thpR gene encoding RNA 2',3'-cyclic phosphodiesterase, which produces MTSFPHYFIGIPISMDIRDKLSDWQDDFRLLFPYKQWTNQHDLHITLKFLGAVDDKTIQTVIKTLQPIENQESFTLHVGGIGTFGKTKSPRVLWAGVEKHPQLISLHDYIETSLTACGFSQEKRAYQPHITLGKKWIGASDDGELANVKEKYRQQTVKMQVTRIVLFQIFPSEIPKYKVISSYELRGGIDGTAH; this is translated from the coding sequence ATGACATCATTTCCGCATTATTTTATTGGTATACCGATTTCCATGGATATAAGAGATAAACTATCGGATTGGCAGGATGATTTCCGTTTATTATTTCCATACAAGCAATGGACCAATCAACATGACCTGCATATTACTCTGAAATTTTTGGGTGCAGTGGATGATAAAACGATTCAAACCGTTATCAAAACATTACAACCGATCGAGAATCAGGAGAGCTTTACGCTTCATGTCGGTGGTATTGGCACCTTTGGAAAAACGAAAAGCCCCCGCGTGTTATGGGCCGGCGTCGAGAAGCACCCTCAGTTAATATCGTTACACGATTATATTGAGACCAGTTTGACAGCATGTGGATTTTCCCAAGAAAAACGGGCATATCAACCACATATTACACTGGGAAAGAAGTGGATCGGTGCCAGTGATGACGGTGAGTTGGCCAATGTCAAGGAAAAATACCGGCAACAAACGGTAAAAATGCAAGTTACGCGGATTGTATTATTTCAGATTTTTCCCAGTGAAATACCAAAATATAAAGTCATCTCCAGTTATGAATTAAGAGGTGGTATAGATGGCACAGCTCATTAA
- a CDS encoding DeoR family transcriptional regulator: protein MLTRVKSVYLYIRKNGTVTTQELADEFGTTDRTIQRDLRVLVYNGLVNSPIRGKWKITNKKVKIS from the coding sequence ATGCTAACAAGAGTCAAGTCTGTCTACCTTTACATCAGGAAAAATGGAACAGTCACGACCCAGGAGTTGGCCGATGAATTTGGAACGACAGACAGAACCATCCAACGGGATTTGCGTGTATTAGTTTATAACGGTCTCGTTAATAGCCCGATTCGCGGAAAATGGAAAATTACAAATAAAAAAGTGAAAATCTCATAA